Proteins co-encoded in one Hypanus sabinus isolate sHypSab1 chromosome 6, sHypSab1.hap1, whole genome shotgun sequence genomic window:
- the LOC132394993 gene encoding uncharacterized protein LOC132394993, whose amino-acid sequence MGNNSEDIAIVGIGCNFPGGEGIDNFWKVLLEGKNCVDDIPANRFDTKFWHDTDDNKAGKMITKRASLIEGFNEFDHKLFNISQTEANSMDPQQKLLLECTYKVFENAGMPMENISGSKTGVFIGLMNRDFEGISNSAANKITHYNGTGSAMSIAANRISFAFNLTGPSLAIDTACSSSLVALHYAAQAIKQGDCEMAVCGGVSCIIEPRINVALSKAKMISPDGMSKPFSNKANGYGRGEGCGILLLKPLAKAQKDHDHIWGVIVRSAINQDGRAVTPITRPSQKQQEELLRGIYHRSVDPSQIQYVEAHGTGTPAGDPTEAASISSVIAQSRHSDFPPLTMGSVKGNIGHTESAAGAAGLIKVLLMMHHGKIVPSLHYSKENSSINTKDLNLHIPTSVVNWEGNGEKGKMAGINSFGFGGTNAHVVVRHFKQDSGQNSVQRPFEIFVLSAVSQNSVRMMIKDTSNQIRESEDVILHNLAYTSACRRSHRNYRYRKAFIASSLGHLQQQLRSAVDSEVAQTKADVKLIFVFCGNGVLYQGMCKQLLQIEPRFRAQINEIDRMLQQYTDISIMELIENDCDDFTKPDVAQPILFGIQVAIVTLLKFWRIEPDIVIGHSVGEVAAVYCAGILSLQDAVKVLYHRSALQSTVTGGKMLVVSNLPVKKVSDKLDSYSGRLCIAAFNSPSSCTVSGDADAIDRLHTELHSSFGDKNVFLHLLDVPAAYHSHLMKPILNQVEESISNLQKHETKIKVISTVTGQLVAGDDCVTGKYWSRNIEKPVLFEQAIRAAIAEVKDAVFIEIGPRRALQRYIKDIVGNGAQVFPAVQPQRDYETLLSVLSGLFQMGYNPNWQNIFEKCEMVPTLYPCYKFDRSKLSIDFEDFRHGDKEVSSIAHPLLSSSNKDGKEYDYKLTLTKAPYLLEHRNNGVPILPGSMHVELALASTLASIKPKIPLRLCQMSISFLNPCIVQPNSTELKVQLNREDKVTEFSVVASTVSYAKGEVQQNVEYVIEENVLSVEQILQRDYIRIETENIYESISKLGFQYSSVFRNLGDVFYSDELQEAITYVKVPDELVPQMHEFCIHPVILDYYMQTAAVLAMKMSNLRAGFPTSIGSLVVCQPMQQEMIIYMRTCKNTVEFYEVSGAFTDRKGTVIAELKNVRITFLGQGNSTGFNDISYENSWEQIDQLAKEVDIRSTPRSLVFADNIGIAKGLQKHLHKQSFYVPYQDPETLMDREVTQILRQYNVTDLNSFDEVLFLWGMKNITNQNSKAVVEHVSSCCEVYRQIILLVQGKKSSKSVRTITYRTSENAVDQITAGFALWGMTRTCLVELQEIAFQLIDIGSANEADIAVLANVISLPHNYPEVMIRLGKVHVSCVKRATSINLNSIFSIVPYTGYENVVFQTTNPYKVVDLHAKPQEWKMTESVKQTVYVKIDAMCIHSSDYFPVSVSAVNFGQTLYWNTTVTKGHELIALDFSGTVTAVSKDVKSCKVGDHVVMCYPVAAFSTVSLPASVCFQSSNIPFLKQTPCVSYFILAWEILNNILPSPKHHKCLSILSSIPESCLSKVLSLTAESLGWKVKVQTEPSDFSQTYPHSDALLFLPPVKADLVTRIVNNSSAGYVVVLFDNNQAFETCQNILGYEKENVQIHFLKVANILKKCYLKKSADDVYKWMRLLRLQRKRLDFPRISFHSVTCAVGERGEDSYFTCKAVSVVDLNTNDKISEIPVYHSHKQLFHRDAAYIVTGGLSGLGFETVNFIAKHGGGYVIILSRSIPTTEKQEEFKELWKQFGTTVLSITCDISDLSNVELAINRFLHSFPKIPIKGVFHSAVVLHDALMPALNKSLFDKVLGPKIAGVLNLHNTTKSFPLDYFVCYSSIASFIGNSAQANYSAANSFLDIFVHYRRNQGLVGQSINWGALNLGLLLNKDSIQRFLESKGIMILEISEINQCLEQSLVQNNPQLALCKFNFSGLHANVVSQIPAMKARLYSLVKDEISKSQINPMAELPNNSQKTPEEYVIELLSEVSNADPTEFTKETYLSSFGLDSMLSMTVQNRIYQEKNINLPLVTFLDPKTTVGTVMTLLEEQRSS is encoded by the exons ATGGGGAACAACAGTGAAGATATAGCTATTGTTGGAATAGGATGTAACTTTCCTGGAG GAGAAGGCATTGATAATTTCTGGAAAGTCCTTCTTGAGGGAAAAAACTGTGTGGATGATATTCCAGCAAATCGCTTCGATACAAAGTTCTGGCATGACACTGATGACAACAAAGCAGGAAAAATGATCACAAAACGAGCAAGTTTAATTGAAGG GTTTAATGAGTTTGATCACAAGCTCTTTAACATAAGTCAAACAGAGGCCAATAGTATGGACCCACAGCAGAAACTTCTGTTGGAGTGCACgtacaaagtgtttgagaatgCAGGGATGCCCATGGAAAACATCAGTGGGAGTAAAACAGGTGTTTTTATTG GTCTCATGAATCGTGATTTTGAGGGGATTTCAAACAGTGCCGCTAACAAAATCACCCATTATAACGGGACAGGGTCAGCAATGAGTATTGCGGCAAATAGGATTTCTTTTGCTTTCAACCTTACTGGACCATCACTGGCTATTGATACAGCGTGCTCCTCATCACTTGTTGCTTTACATTATGCTGCTCAGGCCATCAAGCAAG GTGATTGTGAGATGGCAGTTTGTGGGGGTGTGAGCTGTATTATTGAGCCGAGAATCAATGTAGCACTCAGCAAAGCAAAAATGATATCTCCAGATGGAATGAGCAAACCATTTTCCAACAAAGCCAATGGGTACGGAAGAGGCGAAGGTTGTGGCATTTTGCTGTTAAAGCCGCTCGCAAAG GCTCAGAAGGACCACGACCATATTTGGGGTGTAATAGTCCGTAGTGCAATCAATCAGGATGGCAGAGCAGTCACACCTATCACCAGACCCTCTCAAAAGCAGCAAGAAGAGTTACTGAGGGGTATTTACCACAGAAGTGTTGACCCTTCACAGATTCAATACGTGGAGGCTCATGGAACCGGAACACCAGCTGGTGATCCGACTGAAGCAGCCAGCATATCAAGTGTTATTGCACAATCCAGACACTCAGATTTCCCTCCACTTACAATGGGGTCAGTCAAAGGAAACATTGGTCACACAGAATCAGCCGCAGGAGCTGCAGGTTTAATTAAAGTTCTCCTCATGATGCATCATGGAAAGATTGTACCATCACTCCACTACTCCAAGGAGAACTCGAGCATCAATACAAAAGATCTGAACCTACATATTCCAACTAGTGTGGTGAACTGGGAAGGAAacggggagaaagggaagatggcAGGGATCAACTCATTTGGATTTGGAGGGACAAATGCTCATGTAGTTGTAAGGCATTTCAAGCAAGATTCTGGTCAAAACTCTGTACAAAGACCATTTGAAATATTTGTGCTTTCCGCAGTCTCCCAGAATTCAGTGAGAATGATGATAAAGGATACAAGTAACCAAATAAGGGAAAGTGAAGATGTAATTCTTCACAACCTGGCGTACACATCTGCATGTAGAAGAAGCCATAGGAATTACAGATACAGGAAAGCATTTATTGCTTCTTCCCTTGGGCATCTCCAACAGCAGCTTAGATCAGCTGTAGATAGTGAAGTGGCTCAGACCAAAGCTGATGTTAAATTGATATTTGTGTTTTGTGGCAACGGTGTTTTATATCAAGGTATGTGCAAACAGCTTCTACAAATAGAACCGAGGTTCAGGGCACAGATCAATGAGATAGACAGGATGCTCCAACAATACACAGACATCAGCATAATGGAGTTAATAGAGAATGACTGTGATGACTTCACAAAACCAGACGTAGCACAGCCAATACTCTTTGGCATCCAAGTAGCAATAGTGACTCTtctgaagttttggagaattgaGCCTGACATTGTCATTGGACACTCAGTTGGAGAAGTAGCTGCAGTATATTGTGCTGGAATACTTTCATTACAAGATGCTGTAAAGGTGCTTTACCACAGAAGTGCTTTACAATCAACAGTAACAGGAGGGAAAATGTTGGTGGTTAGTAATTTGCCTGTGAAAAAAGTGTCAGATAAGCTTGATTCCTATTCAGGGAGACTCTGCATTGCTGCATTCAATAGTCCCTCGTCATGCACAGTGTCAGGAGATGCCGATGCGATAGACAGACTGCATACAGAATTACACAGTTCATTTGGTGACAAAAATGTATTCCTTCACCTTCTGGATGTCCCTGCAGCATATCACAGTCATTTGATGAAACCAATTTTAAACCAAGTGGAAGAGAGTATCAGTAATTTACAGAAACATGAAACAAAAATTAAAGTCATTTCCACTGTCACTGGACAGTTGGTTGCAGGAGATGACTGTGTGACAGGGAAGTATTGgtccagaaacatagaaaaacctgtTCTTTTTGAACAAGCCATTAGAGCTGCTATTGCGGAGGTAAAAGATGCTGTGTTTATTGAAATAGGACCTCGAAGGGCCTTACAGAGATACATCAAAGACATTGTAGGAAATGGGGCTCAGGTTTTCCCTGCAGTGCAGCCACAAAGAGATTATGAAACCCTGCTTTCAGTTTTGTCAGGGCTTTTCCAAATGGGATACAATCCTAATTGGCAAAATATCTTTGAGAAATGTGAGATGGTTCCAACATTGTATCCGTGTTATAAGTTTGATCGTTCTAAGCTTAGCATTGACTTTGAAGATTTTAGGCATGGTGACAAAGAAGTGTCATCTATAGCTCATCCTCTTCTCAGTAGTTCCAACAAAGATGGCAAGGAGTATGACTACAAACTCACACTAACAAAAGCACCATACCTGTTGGAGCACAGGAACAATGGAGTGCCAATATTACCTGGCTCCATGCACGTTGAGCTTGCCTTAGCATCTACCTTGGCAAGTATTAAACCAAAGATACCCCTCAGGTTGTGCCAAATGAGTATTTCTTTCCTGAATCCCTGTATTGTGCAGCCAAACTCAACAGAGCTCAAGGTCCAACTTAACAGGGAAGACAAAGTGACTGAATTTTCTGTTGTGGCATCAACTGTTTCTTACGCAAAAGGAGAAGTTCAACAAAACGTGGAGTACGTGATTGAAGAAAATGTTCTTTCAGTTGAGCAGATTTTGCAAAGAGACTATATAAGAATTGAGACAGAAAATATTTATGAATCTATTTCTAAATTAGGTTTCCAGTATAGTTCAGTCTTCAGAAACCTTGGAGATGTGTTCTACTCAGATGAACTACAGGAAGCTATAACATATGTTAAAGTACCAGATGAACTTGTCCCACAGATGCACGAGTTTTGCATTCATCCGGTTATCTTAGATTACTACATGCAAACGGCTGCTGTTCTGGCAATGAAAATGTCAAATCTGAGGGCTGGGTTTCCAACTTCCATTGGGAGTTTGGTGGTATGTCAACCAATGCAACAGGAAATGATAATATACATGAGGACCTGTAAAAATACTGTGGAATTTTATGAAGTTTCTGGGGCATTTACAGATAGAAAGGGTACAGTAATTGCTGAATTAAAAAATGTCAGAATTACATTTCTTGGGCAAGGCAATTCCACAGGATTTAATGATATTTCCTATGAAAACTCCTGGGAGCAAATTGATCAGCTTGCCAAAGAAGTAGATATTCGTTCTACACCAAGATCATTAGTATTTGCCGATAACATTGGGATTGCTAAAGGTCTGCAAAAGCACCTGCATAAGCAGTCCTTTTATGTTCCTTACCAGGATCCAGAGACCTTGATGGATAGAGAAGTCACACAGATTTTGCGACAGTACAATGTGACTGATTTGAACAGCTTTGATGAAGTGTTGTTCTTGTGGGGCATGAAAAACATAACTAACCAGAACAGTAAAGCAGTAGTGGAACATGTTAGCAGTTGCTGTGAGGTCTATCGGCAAATAATTCTACTGGTCCAAGGAAAAAAATCCTCAAAGTCTGTTAGAACCATCACCTACAGGACATCTGAAAATGCAGTGGATCAAATCACTGCAGGTTTTGCCTTATGGGGAATGACCAGAACATGCCTTGTAGAACTTCAAGAGATTGCTTTTCAGCTGATAGACATTGGCTCTGCTAATGAGGCAGATATTGCAGTTTTAGCTAATGTAATCAGCCTGCCTCATAATTACCCTGAAGTAATGATTCGACTAGGAAAGGTACATGTTTCATGTGTCAAACGAGCAACTTCTATAAATTTGAACAGTATTTTCAGCATTGTACCTTACACTGGTTATGAAAATGTAGTATTCCAGACAACAAATCCTTACAAAGTTGTAGATCTTCATGCAAAGCCGCAAGAATGGAAAATGACGGAATCTGTAAAACAAACAGTTTATGTTAAAAttgatgcaatgtgcattcattcTTCAGATTATTTTCCAGTCAGTGTCTCTGCTGTGAACTTTGGACAGACGTTGTACTGGAACACAACTGTAACTAAAGGACATGAGCTAATTGCTCTGGACTTCAGTGGTACGGTCACAGCAGTCAGCAAAGATGTGAAGTCCTGCAAAGTAGGAGATCATGTTGTTATGTGCTACCCCGTTGCTGCATTTTCAACAGTGAGTCTTCCTGCATCCGTTTGTTTCCAAAGCAGCAACATTCCATTTCTGAAGCAGACACCCTGTGTCTCATACTTCATACTTGCCTGGGAAATACTCAATAACATTTTACCTTCTCCTAAGCATCACAAGTGCTTGTCAATTCTCTCCTCCATCCCAGAATCTTGTCTCAGTAAAGTGCTGTCTCTGACAGCTGAGTCATTGGGCTGGAAAGTAAAGGTTCAAACAGAACCTAGTGACTTTTCACAAACATATCCTCATTCCGATGCATTGCTTTTCCTGCCACCTGTTAAAGCAGATCTAGTCACAAGGATTGTTAACAACTCTTCTGCTGGCTATGTTGTTGTTCTCTTTGACAACAACCAGGCATTTGAAACTTGTCAGAACATACTTGGTTATGAAAAGGAAAATGTCCAAATTCATTTCTTGAAGGTAGCTAACATACTGAAAAAGTGTTATCTGAAAAAATCTGCTGATGATGTTTATAAGTGGATGAGATTGTTGCGGTTACAGAGGAAACGGCTTGATTTTCCAAGGATTAGTTTTCACTCAGTGACCTGTGCTGTAGGTGAACGTGGGGAAGACTCCTACTTCACCTGCAAAGCTGTCTCAGTTGTGGATCTGAATACAAATGATAAGATTTCAGAGATACCCGTGTACCACAGTCATAAACAACTTTTTCATAGGGATGCAGCATATATCGTGACAGGGGGACTTTCAGGACTTGGCTTTGAGACAGTAAATTTTATTGCTAAACATGGGGGAGGATATGTCATTATTTTGTCACGAAGCATTCCAACTACTGAAAAGCAAGAagaatttaaagaactctggaaaCAATTTGGGACAACTGTACTTAGCATTACCTGTGATATCTCAGACTTGTCAAATGTTGAGTTAGCTATCAATCGTTTCCTTCATTCCTTCCCAAAGATCCCAATTaaaggagtgtttcacagtgctgTTGTATTACATGATGCCCTCATGCCAGCTCTAAATAAATCATTGTTCGATAAAGTGTTGGGTCCAAAGATTGCAGGAGTTCTGAATCTTCACAATACAACAAAATCCTTCCCACTGGATTATTTTGTCTGCTACTCATCAATTGCATCATTCATTGGGAATTCTGCCCAGGCAAACTATTCTGCAGCAAACTCTTTTCTTGACATTTTTGTGCATTACAGGAGAAATCAGGGACTGGTAGGGCAGTCTATCAACTGGGGTGCACTGAACCTTGGCCTATTACTCAATAAGGATAGCATCCAAAGATTTCtggaatcaaaggggataatgaTTTTGGAGATTTCAGAAATTAACCAATGCCTTGAACAGTCCCTCGTACAAAACAATCCACAGCTTGCTCTCTGTAAATTTAATTTCTCTGGTTTGCATGCTAATGTTGTTTCTCAAATTCCAGCTATGAAAGCACGACTTTATTCCCTTGTGAAAGATGAAATCAGTAAATCACAAATCAATCCAATGGCAGAATTACCCAATAATTCACAAAAGACTCCCGAGGAGTATGTTATTGAATTGTTGAGTGAAGTCAGCAATGCTGATCCTACAGAGTTCACTAAAGAAACTTACCTTTCCAGCTTTGGTCTTGATTCCATGCTGAGTATGACAGTGCAAAATCGTATTTATCAGGAAAAAAATATTAATTTGCCATTAGTGACATTTCTTGATCCAAAAACAACTGTAGGTACTGTCATGACTTTGCTTGAAGAGCAGAGGTCTAGCTAG